One stretch of Ipomoea triloba cultivar NCNSP0323 chromosome 8, ASM357664v1 DNA includes these proteins:
- the LOC116027711 gene encoding 2-oxoglutarate-Fe(II) type oxidoreductase hxnY-like → MANSLQLPVIDLCSPDRTATAREIRRACIDYGFFYLINHGVEQTLFRQVFEQSRRFFSLPIEEKMKLDRKQNRGYTPLYAEKLDTSSSCKGDLKETFHIGALEHSDLNQWPSEGVLPSWKATMEDYYERVLNAGKKLVSLIALALNLDEDFFDKAVAFNPPDGFLRLLHYPAVPSPLESPDQVIYGASAHSDYGMITLLATDGVPGLQVCREKFRQPQIWEDVPNLSGAFIVNIGDMTERWTNCLFQSTLHRVVPTGSERYSVAFFIDPNPDCLVECLESCCSKSSPCRFPPIRSGDYLEERYRLTYGS, encoded by the exons ATGGCGAACTCACTTCAACTTCCGGTCATCGACCTTTGTTCGCCGGACCGCACCGCCACCGCTCGTGAGATACGCCGG GCATGTATAGATTACGGTTTCTTCTACCTGATAAACCACGGAGTAGAACAAACCCTATTCCGGCAGGTTTTCGAACAGAGCAGGCGGTTTTTCTCGCTGCCGATCGAAGAGAAGATGAAGCTTGATCGCAAGCAAAACAGAGGTTACACTCCTCTTTATGCTGAGAAGCTGGATACTTCTTCGAGTTGCAAAG GTGACTTGAAGGAAACCTTCCATATTGGTGCCTTGGAACACAGTGATTTGAACCAGTGGCCTTCTGAAG GCGTTCTGCCATCGTGGAAAGCAACAATGGAAGATTACTATGAAAGAGTGTT GAATGCTGGAAAGAAACTAGTTTCATTGATTGCCCTAGCACTGAACTTGGATGAAGACTTCTTTGATAAAGCTGTTGCATTTAATCCTCCAGATGGTTTCCTCCGCCTGTTACACTATCCAG CCGTGCCAAGTCCATTGGAATCTCCAGATCAAGTAATATATGGTGCTTCAGCTCATTCAGACTATGGAATGATTACTCTTCTAGCGACAGATGGAGTGCCGGGGTTGCAG GTTTGCAGGGAGAAATTTAGACAACCACAGATATGGGAAGATGTGCCTAATCTTAGTGG GGCTTTCATTGTTAACATCGGAGATATGACTGAGAGGTGGACAAACTGTCTGTTTCA aTCAACATTGCATAGAGTGGTGCCAACTGGATCTGAACGTTATTCG GTAGCTTTCTTTATAGATCCTAATCCAGATTGTTTGGTGGAATGTCTGGAGAGTTGCTGCAGCAAGTCATCTCCTTGCAG